A window of Nicotiana tabacum cultivar K326 chromosome 24, ASM71507v2, whole genome shotgun sequence contains these coding sequences:
- the LOC107790874 gene encoding beta-fructofuranosidase, insoluble isoenzyme 1 isoform X2 yields the protein MSTELVTIFNHLKIGSMVRPMYYNGVYHLFYQYNLYGSVWGNIVWAHSVSTDLINWIPLEPAIYPSKVFDKYGTWSGSATILPGNKPIILYTGIVDSNKTQVQNYAIPADLSDPFLRKWIKPDNNPLIVADVTINKTQFRDPTTAWLGQDGYWRITIGSVWENKGIALLYKSKDFMRWTKVKNLLHSANNTGNWECPDFFPVLLHGTKGLDASYNSTNIKHVLKVSLDVTRFEYYTVGTYDTKKDMYIPDNTSVDGWKGLRLDYGNYYASKSFYDPSKNRRVIWGWANESDTVDDDVRKGWAGIQTIPRKLWLDPSGKQLVQWPVEELDTLREKKVQLKHRKLNKGEMIEVKGITPAQADVEVTFSFSSLDKAEPFDPSWTDLYAQDVCAIKDSTVQGGVGPFGLLTLASEKLEEYTPVFFRVYKALNKYKVLMCSDASRSTLEIGKTMYKPSFAGYVDVDLAKNKKLSLRSLIDHSVVESFGAGGKTCITSRVYPTLAIYDNAHLFAFNNGTETIKIELNAWSMSRPKMNWSFGHSSY from the exons ATGTCCACAGAACTGGTTACCATTTTCAATCACCTAAAAATTGGATCAATGGTAC GCCCAATGTACTATAATGGTGTCTATCATCTATTCTATCAATACAACCTATATGGATCAGTTTGGGGAAATATTGTTTGGGCCCATTCAGTCTCAACAGACTTAATTAACTGGATCCCACTTGAGCCTGCAATTTACCCATCAAAAGTATTTGACAAATATGGTACATGGTCTGGATCAGCCACAATCTTGCCAGGCAACAAGCCCATTATTCTCTACACTGGAATTGTTGATTCCAACAAGACCCAAGTACAAAATTATGCAATCCCGGCCGACTTGTCCGATCCATTTCTCCGTAAATGGATCAAGCCCGATAACAATCCGTTAATCGTTGCTGACGTTACCATCAACAAGACTCAATTTCGTGACCCAACAACAGCTTGGTTGGGCCAAGATGGTTATTGGAGAATCACAATAGGCAGTGTGtgggaaaataagggaatagCATTATTATACAAAAGTAAGGATTTCATGAGATGGACTAAGGTCAAAAATCTACTTCATTCGGCTAATAACACTGGAAATTGGGAATGTCCTGATTTTTTCCCAGTGTTATTGCACGGTACAAAAGGTTTGGATGCATCATACAATAGCACAAATATTAAGCATGTTCTTAAGGTTAGCCTTGATGTTACGAGGTTCGAGTACTACACAGTTGGTACTTATGATACCAAAAAAGATATGTACATTCCGGACAACACTTCTGTTGATGGATGGAAGGGATTGAGACTTGACTATGGAAATTATTATGCGTCCAAGTCATTTTATGACCCTAGCAAGAATCGAAGAGTTATATGGGGTTGGGCTAACGAATCAGATACTGTTGATGACGATGTCAGGAAAGGATGGGCTGGAATCCAAACTATACCTCGTAAACTATGGCTTGATCCAAGTGGAAAACAATTGGTTCAATGGCCTGTTGAAGAATTAGACACTCTAAGAGAAAAAAAAGTCCAACTAAAACATCGCAAGTTGAACAAGGGAGAAATGATTGAAGTTAAAGGGATCACACCTGCACAG GCTGATGTTGAAGTGACTTTTTCCTTCTCAAGTTTGGATAAAGCAGAGCCATTTGATCCAAGTTGGACTGACCTTTACGCTCAAGATGTATGTGCTATTAAAGATTCAACGGTGCAAGGTGGAGTTGGGCCATTTGGTCTCCTAACTTTGGCTTCCGAAAAATTGGAAGAATACACACCTGTATTTTTTAGAGTTTACAAGGCCCTAAACAAATATAAAGTTCTCATGTGTTCTGATGCTTCAAG ATCAACGCTCGAGATTGGTAAGACAATGTACAAACCATCATTTGCGGGGTATGTAGATGTTGATTTAGCAAAAAACAAGAAATTGTCTCTGAGGAGTTTG aTTGATCACTCGGTAGTGGAAAGTTTTGGTGCCGGAGGAAAAACATGTATTACATCAAGAGTTTATCCAACATTAGCAATATATGATAACGCACATTTATTTGCCTTCAACAATGGCACAGAGACTATCAAAATTGAACTGAATGCATGGAGCATGAGTAGACCTAAGATGAACTGGTCATTTGGTCACTCCTCTTATTGA
- the LOC107790874 gene encoding beta-fructofuranosidase, insoluble isoenzyme 1 isoform X1: MEYLKKSSLWALPAFLLCFFTVFSNNGVNASHKVFPELQSTSPIDVENVHRTGYHFQSPKNWINGPMYYNGVYHLFYQYNLYGSVWGNIVWAHSVSTDLINWIPLEPAIYPSKVFDKYGTWSGSATILPGNKPIILYTGIVDSNKTQVQNYAIPADLSDPFLRKWIKPDNNPLIVADVTINKTQFRDPTTAWLGQDGYWRITIGSVWENKGIALLYKSKDFMRWTKVKNLLHSANNTGNWECPDFFPVLLHGTKGLDASYNSTNIKHVLKVSLDVTRFEYYTVGTYDTKKDMYIPDNTSVDGWKGLRLDYGNYYASKSFYDPSKNRRVIWGWANESDTVDDDVRKGWAGIQTIPRKLWLDPSGKQLVQWPVEELDTLREKKVQLKHRKLNKGEMIEVKGITPAQADVEVTFSFSSLDKAEPFDPSWTDLYAQDVCAIKDSTVQGGVGPFGLLTLASEKLEEYTPVFFRVYKALNKYKVLMCSDASRSTLEIGKTMYKPSFAGYVDVDLAKNKKLSLRSLIDHSVVESFGAGGKTCITSRVYPTLAIYDNAHLFAFNNGTETIKIELNAWSMSRPKMNWSFGHSSY; encoded by the exons ATGGAGTATCTAAAAAAGTCTTCTCTTTGGGCATTGCCAGCATTTTTGCTTTGTTTCTTCACTGTTTTTTCCAACAATGGCGTTAATGCTTCCCACAAAGTTTTTCCAGAGTTGCAATCTACTAGCCCTATTGATGTAGAAAATGTCCACAGAACTGGTTACCATTTTCAATCACCTAAAAATTGGATCAATG GCCCAATGTACTATAATGGTGTCTATCATCTATTCTATCAATACAACCTATATGGATCAGTTTGGGGAAATATTGTTTGGGCCCATTCAGTCTCAACAGACTTAATTAACTGGATCCCACTTGAGCCTGCAATTTACCCATCAAAAGTATTTGACAAATATGGTACATGGTCTGGATCAGCCACAATCTTGCCAGGCAACAAGCCCATTATTCTCTACACTGGAATTGTTGATTCCAACAAGACCCAAGTACAAAATTATGCAATCCCGGCCGACTTGTCCGATCCATTTCTCCGTAAATGGATCAAGCCCGATAACAATCCGTTAATCGTTGCTGACGTTACCATCAACAAGACTCAATTTCGTGACCCAACAACAGCTTGGTTGGGCCAAGATGGTTATTGGAGAATCACAATAGGCAGTGTGtgggaaaataagggaatagCATTATTATACAAAAGTAAGGATTTCATGAGATGGACTAAGGTCAAAAATCTACTTCATTCGGCTAATAACACTGGAAATTGGGAATGTCCTGATTTTTTCCCAGTGTTATTGCACGGTACAAAAGGTTTGGATGCATCATACAATAGCACAAATATTAAGCATGTTCTTAAGGTTAGCCTTGATGTTACGAGGTTCGAGTACTACACAGTTGGTACTTATGATACCAAAAAAGATATGTACATTCCGGACAACACTTCTGTTGATGGATGGAAGGGATTGAGACTTGACTATGGAAATTATTATGCGTCCAAGTCATTTTATGACCCTAGCAAGAATCGAAGAGTTATATGGGGTTGGGCTAACGAATCAGATACTGTTGATGACGATGTCAGGAAAGGATGGGCTGGAATCCAAACTATACCTCGTAAACTATGGCTTGATCCAAGTGGAAAACAATTGGTTCAATGGCCTGTTGAAGAATTAGACACTCTAAGAGAAAAAAAAGTCCAACTAAAACATCGCAAGTTGAACAAGGGAGAAATGATTGAAGTTAAAGGGATCACACCTGCACAG GCTGATGTTGAAGTGACTTTTTCCTTCTCAAGTTTGGATAAAGCAGAGCCATTTGATCCAAGTTGGACTGACCTTTACGCTCAAGATGTATGTGCTATTAAAGATTCAACGGTGCAAGGTGGAGTTGGGCCATTTGGTCTCCTAACTTTGGCTTCCGAAAAATTGGAAGAATACACACCTGTATTTTTTAGAGTTTACAAGGCCCTAAACAAATATAAAGTTCTCATGTGTTCTGATGCTTCAAG ATCAACGCTCGAGATTGGTAAGACAATGTACAAACCATCATTTGCGGGGTATGTAGATGTTGATTTAGCAAAAAACAAGAAATTGTCTCTGAGGAGTTTG aTTGATCACTCGGTAGTGGAAAGTTTTGGTGCCGGAGGAAAAACATGTATTACATCAAGAGTTTATCCAACATTAGCAATATATGATAACGCACATTTATTTGCCTTCAACAATGGCACAGAGACTATCAAAATTGAACTGAATGCATGGAGCATGAGTAGACCTAAGATGAACTGGTCATTTGGTCACTCCTCTTATTGA